A window of Acidimicrobiales bacterium contains these coding sequences:
- a CDS encoding carboxymuconolactone decarboxylase family protein yields MASGCPSTHRRWSLQRSSERRRTLADEVAARFLGDDNVETSRRYLREIDPELERYVSEFVYGQVYASDGLDPKTRVLCTVALLAASGDQLQLSVYVRAAVRVGASETEVREVLRQVAVYAGFPASWNALSTASRVLAAPA; encoded by the coding sequence CTGGCATCCGGGTGCCCTTCGACCCATCGCAGATGGTCACTCCAGAGAAGCAGTGAGCGGCGACGGACCCTCGCCGACGAGGTTGCCGCGCGGTTCCTTGGAGATGACAACGTCGAGACCTCCCGCCGGTACCTGAGGGAAATCGACCCGGAGCTCGAGCGCTACGTCTCCGAGTTCGTGTATGGCCAGGTCTACGCGAGCGACGGGCTAGATCCCAAGACACGCGTCCTGTGTACCGTCGCGTTGCTCGCGGCGTCTGGTGACCAGCTGCAACTGTCGGTGTACGTGCGGGCCGCCGTCCGTGTGGGCGCCAGCGAGACCGAGGTGAGAGAGGTGCTCCGCCAGGTCGCCGTGTACGCCGGCTTCCCGGCCTCGTGGAACGCACTCTCGACGGCAAGCCGAGTCCTTGCGGCTCCGGCCTAG
- a CDS encoding sigma-70 family RNA polymerase sigma factor encodes MDETEWLASRFEEQRPHLRAVAYRMLGSFSEADDALQDAWIRVSRANADEVENLGGWLTTIVARVCLNMLRSRQVRREEPLEVHLPDPVISRDGDLQPEQEVVMADSVGLALQVVLDTLAPAERLAFVLHDMFELPFEEIAPMVGRTPQAARQLASRARRRVKGADLRAADSDPARQREVVNTFFAAARGGDLNALVALLHPDVVLRADFGPSRPAGSRVVQGAPAVARQARLGARPDAELHPALVNGAAGVVITRGGQPYAVMAFIVVEGKIAEIDVVGDADRVRRVASPILTDT; translated from the coding sequence ATGGACGAGACCGAGTGGCTGGCGAGCCGTTTCGAAGAGCAACGGCCCCACCTGCGGGCGGTTGCCTATCGAATGCTGGGTTCGTTTTCCGAGGCCGACGACGCCCTCCAGGACGCGTGGATCCGAGTGAGCCGCGCAAATGCGGACGAGGTCGAGAACCTCGGCGGGTGGTTGACCACGATCGTGGCCAGGGTTTGCCTGAACATGCTGCGCTCGCGCCAGGTCAGGCGCGAGGAGCCCTTGGAGGTGCACCTTCCGGACCCGGTCATCAGTCGCGATGGAGATCTCCAGCCCGAGCAGGAGGTGGTGATGGCCGACTCCGTTGGTTTGGCCCTCCAAGTCGTGCTCGACACCCTGGCCCCCGCCGAGCGACTCGCGTTCGTCCTCCATGACATGTTCGAGCTGCCATTCGAGGAGATCGCCCCCATGGTCGGCCGCACGCCGCAAGCGGCACGGCAGCTCGCCAGTCGCGCACGGCGCAGGGTGAAAGGCGCCGATCTCCGCGCCGCCGACTCCGACCCTGCCCGCCAACGGGAGGTGGTCAATACCTTCTTTGCCGCGGCACGTGGTGGCGACCTCAACGCCCTCGTCGCCCTCCTCCACCCCGACGTAGTGCTGCGAGCCGACTTCGGGCCGAGCCGTCCGGCGGGGTCGAGGGTGGTCCAGGGGGCGCCAGCCGTTGCCAGACAAGCCCGCCTGGGTGCGAGACCCGACGCAGAGCTGCACCCCGCGCTCGTAAACGGAGCCGCCGGCGTCGTCATTACCCGGGGCGGACAGCCCTACGCCGTCATGGCCTTCATCGTGGTGGAAGGCAAGATCGCGGAGATCGACGTAGTGGGCGATGCCGACCGCGTGCGCAGGGTGGCGTCTCCTATCCTCACGGACACCTGA
- a CDS encoding PaaI family thioesterase — protein MTYEIVDGVLDGMRAGKTSSPISGHLSMQVVDFDRGKAVYEMQVGPELTNAMGVLQGGVATVLADAAMAAASMTMLDDEAVSKESVTTVQLNSRYLRPVRAGEKLRGDARVVRSGRQLVWAECDVTADDKAVGKFEATGIRVPFDPSQMVTPEKQ, from the coding sequence GTGACGTATGAGATCGTGGACGGCGTGCTCGATGGGATGCGCGCCGGCAAGACATCGTCACCCATTTCGGGCCATCTGAGCATGCAGGTGGTGGATTTCGACAGGGGTAAGGCCGTCTACGAGATGCAGGTCGGCCCGGAGCTCACCAACGCCATGGGCGTGCTACAGGGTGGGGTGGCGACGGTGCTGGCAGATGCAGCCATGGCGGCCGCGTCAATGACCATGCTTGACGACGAGGCTGTCTCCAAGGAGTCGGTCACGACCGTTCAGCTGAACAGCCGGTACCTGCGGCCGGTCAGGGCGGGAGAGAAGCTGCGGGGTGACGCCAGGGTGGTGCGTTCCGGGCGCCAGCTGGTGTGGGCAGAGTGCGACGTCACGGCAGACGACAAGGCGGTGGGCAAATTCGAGGCCACTGGCATCCGGGTGCCCTTCGACCCATCGCAGATGGTCACTCCAGAGAAGCAGTGA
- a CDS encoding alpha/beta hydrolase produces the protein MPLRKIHHPVGADTAEEKMEFADMNLTDHAGARLTHGKPKVNGVEIHYAIGGAGEPVLLLHGVPKTMSYWRHVVPLLTPHYSVIALDNRGCGGSQRPLTGYDTATMAGDVAELATHLGFDQFRVAGEDWGAAIAYAVAAFHRSRVQQLVFQETLLPGLPAGPGLPGGEHDPSLAADDVRTGWHFSFFSLPNVPELLLAGRERPFWTWYARRQMWDPSALGDEDIDEIVHSAEQPGGTRAILEMYRARQTDAEQNRPHYADPISCPVLAVGAQAYLGDDVSKQLAQVARDVRGAVIPASGHNIALENPAALAQAYLDFFAGG, from the coding sequence ATGCCGCTCCGGAAGATCCACCACCCGGTCGGCGCCGACACGGCCGAAGAGAAGATGGAGTTCGCCGATATGAACCTCACTGACCACGCTGGAGCCCGGCTCACACACGGCAAGCCCAAGGTCAACGGCGTGGAGATCCACTACGCGATCGGCGGCGCCGGCGAGCCGGTGTTATTGCTGCACGGCGTGCCGAAGACCATGTCGTACTGGCGCCACGTCGTGCCGCTGCTGACCCCGCACTACAGCGTCATCGCGCTCGACAACCGAGGCTGCGGCGGCTCCCAGCGCCCCCTGACCGGCTACGACACCGCCACGATGGCCGGTGACGTCGCCGAGCTGGCAACCCACCTGGGCTTCGACCAGTTCCGCGTCGCCGGCGAGGACTGGGGCGCGGCCATCGCCTACGCCGTCGCCGCCTTCCACCGGTCCCGGGTGCAGCAACTGGTGTTCCAGGAAACGCTCCTGCCAGGATTGCCAGCTGGCCCAGGATTGCCAGGCGGCGAACACGACCCCTCGCTCGCCGCCGACGACGTCCGCACCGGCTGGCACTTCAGCTTCTTCAGCCTGCCGAACGTGCCCGAGCTGCTGCTGGCCGGGCGGGAACGGCCGTTTTGGACATGGTACGCCCGACGCCAGATGTGGGACCCCAGCGCGCTGGGCGACGAGGACATCGACGAAATAGTGCACTCGGCCGAGCAGCCGGGCGGCACCAGGGCCATCTTGGAGATGTACCGCGCCCGGCAGACCGACGCCGAACAGAACCGGCCCCATTACGCCGACCCGATCAGCTGCCCGGTCCTGGCCGTCGGCGCGCAGGCCTATCTCGGAGACGACGTATCCAAACAGCTCGCGCAAGTGGCCCGCGATGTCCGCGGCGCCGTCATCCCCGCGTCCGGTCACAACATCGCGCTGGAGAACCCTGCCGCCCTGGCCCAGGCCTACCTCGACTTCTTCGCAGGCGGCTAA
- a CDS encoding HAD family hydrolase, translated as MGSSRAGVLFDVDGTLVDSNYLHALAWSRALRDLGEWAPMNAIHRLVGMGGDQLVPRLLGHDVAGISSARARRYKELLGDVRIFPGAPDLLRNLHDAGVAVVLATSSPPDELDAAVQLLDVGDAIDAMTTKEDVENSKPAPDLFHCAMRAGRIDPARALAVGDSVWDHQAARAAGLGCVGVETGGFSQHELAEAGALHVYRDVQEVGCQLRVGPLAALLPG; from the coding sequence GTGGGCAGTAGCCGGGCCGGTGTGCTCTTCGATGTCGATGGGACCCTGGTGGACAGCAACTATCTGCACGCCCTCGCATGGTCGCGAGCCTTGCGCGACCTCGGGGAATGGGCGCCCATGAACGCCATTCATCGCCTCGTGGGGATGGGTGGGGACCAGCTCGTTCCTCGTCTATTGGGACACGATGTCGCCGGCATCAGCAGCGCTCGGGCTCGGCGCTACAAGGAGTTGCTCGGCGACGTCCGGATCTTTCCCGGAGCGCCCGACCTTCTTCGCAACCTTCACGATGCTGGCGTCGCCGTCGTGCTCGCCACGTCTTCACCGCCCGACGAGCTCGACGCGGCCGTGCAGCTCCTCGACGTCGGGGACGCCATCGACGCCATGACGACCAAGGAGGATGTGGAGAATTCGAAGCCGGCTCCCGATCTCTTTCACTGCGCGATGCGGGCGGGCAGGATCGATCCTGCCCGCGCCCTGGCCGTGGGAGACAGCGTGTGGGACCACCAAGCCGCCCGCGCGGCTGGGCTCGGCTGTGTTGGGGTGGAGACCGGCGGATTCAGTCAGCATGAGCTGGCGGAGGCCGGAGCGTTGCATGTCTATCGGGACGTCCAGGAAGTTGGTTGTCAACTCCGAGTCGGCCCGCTCGCCGCCCTCCTGCCTGGCTAG
- a CDS encoding NADP-dependent oxidoreductase has protein sequence MKAVRIEKPKGFEGIEGLVYEDAPDPQPAIGDALVQVRAASFTPTELTWPLFTDRAGHDRAPLIPAHEGSGVVVALGYGTAGVSVGDEVYGLIDGYRDGWAAEYVAIEARSLAPKPTTIDFLEAAAIPQAGLTSWQALFDHGNLESGQTVVIHGAGGGVGAMAVQLARSAGAHVIGTGRASARQRVLELGADDFVDVERAGWETAVGQVDLVYDAIGGDVLAHSPAIVRPGGALVSVMAPPQTDRDDIHTVHFVRDPSGAQLSGISRLVDEGTLRPHVSAVYPLADARVAFMAKSTEHIPGKIVLTP, from the coding sequence ATGAAGGCCGTCCGCATCGAGAAGCCGAAGGGCTTCGAGGGAATCGAGGGCCTCGTCTACGAGGACGCCCCAGATCCCCAGCCTGCGATCGGCGATGCACTGGTGCAGGTGCGCGCCGCAAGCTTTACCCCCACCGAGCTGACATGGCCGCTCTTTACCGATCGAGCTGGACACGACCGTGCGCCACTGATCCCGGCCCACGAGGGGTCGGGCGTCGTGGTCGCGCTCGGCTATGGCACCGCCGGCGTGTCGGTGGGTGACGAGGTGTACGGCCTCATCGACGGATACCGCGACGGCTGGGCCGCCGAGTACGTGGCCATCGAGGCTCGCAGCTTGGCACCCAAGCCGACGACGATCGATTTCCTCGAAGCCGCTGCCATCCCGCAGGCCGGGCTCACATCGTGGCAGGCGCTGTTCGACCACGGCAACCTCGAGTCCGGACAGACCGTGGTGATCCACGGCGCCGGCGGTGGGGTCGGGGCGATGGCAGTGCAGCTGGCCCGCTCGGCCGGCGCGCACGTCATCGGAACCGGTCGCGCCAGTGCGCGCCAACGCGTGCTCGAGCTGGGCGCCGATGACTTCGTCGACGTCGAGCGGGCCGGCTGGGAGACCGCCGTCGGCCAGGTCGACCTGGTCTACGACGCCATTGGCGGCGATGTCCTCGCCCATTCACCCGCGATCGTCAGGCCCGGTGGTGCCCTGGTGTCCGTCATGGCTCCCCCGCAAACCGATCGGGACGACATCCACACGGTTCACTTCGTGCGGGATCCGAGCGGTGCCCAACTCAGTGGCATCTCTCGCCTCGTCGACGAGGGCACGCTGCGCCCCCACGTCAGCGCGGTCTACCCGCTGGCTGACGCGAGAGTTGCCTTCATGGCCAAGTCCACCGAGCACATTCCGGGCAAGATCGTTCTGACACCCTGA